The following coding sequences lie in one Micromonospora sp. R77 genomic window:
- a CDS encoding HAD family phosphatase, whose translation MLFDMDGTLVDSEKLWDVALEELAAEYGGTLSDAARRAIVGTSMAASMRILHDDLGQPERDPAASAEWINARILELFRGGLRWRPGALALLRAVRAAGIPTALVTSSGRTLVEVALDTLGRDSFDAVVCGDEVDAAKPHPEPYLTAARLLGVPIGRCVAIEDSPTGVASALAAGAAVLAVPLEVPIPPADGVHQVTSLTSADLELLAALLGEPPPGR comes from the coding sequence GTGCTCTTCGACATGGACGGCACCCTGGTCGACAGCGAGAAGCTCTGGGACGTCGCGCTGGAGGAGTTGGCGGCCGAATACGGCGGAACCCTCTCCGACGCGGCCCGCCGGGCGATCGTCGGCACCAGCATGGCCGCGTCGATGCGGATCCTGCACGACGACCTCGGCCAGCCGGAGCGTGACCCGGCGGCCAGCGCCGAGTGGATCAACGCCCGCATCCTGGAGCTGTTCCGGGGCGGGCTGCGCTGGCGTCCCGGCGCGCTGGCGCTGCTGCGGGCGGTACGCGCGGCCGGCATCCCGACCGCCCTGGTCACCTCCAGCGGGCGGACGCTGGTCGAGGTGGCCCTGGACACCCTGGGGCGGGACAGCTTCGACGCGGTGGTCTGCGGCGACGAGGTGGACGCCGCCAAGCCGCACCCGGAGCCGTACCTGACCGCCGCCCGGCTGCTGGGCGTGCCGATCGGGCGGTGCGTGGCGATCGAGGACTCCCCGACGGGGGTGGCCAGCGCGCTCGCCGCCGGCGCGGCGGTGCTGGCCGTACCGCTGGAGGTGCCGATCCCGCCGGCTGACGGCGTACACCAGGTGACGAGCCTGACCTCGGCGGACCTGGAACTGCTGGCCGCCCTGCTCGGCGAGCCGCCCCCCGGTCGGTGA
- a CDS encoding GntR family transcriptional regulator encodes MQINPGAAEFPHRQIAAQLKAQVRRGDWAPGERLPSIPAIAEMFGVAKQTVQRAVDQLRVEGILITKPGSGTYVRGTRRRLNRLARGRYGGFRGYHTDLAARYKQQLVSVGRSPAPPEVADAFGVSDGTDLLCRRHLVRTDDSPVEVGASWFLPADTAGTSLERAEAFGRPLYQEAEEATGRRYVTATDTISARQPSREEAELLQIRPDTPVLHLLHVAYDAHRKPIEVAQATWPGPMTTLTEEYRIPAPAPEPEPDPGLVLG; translated from the coding sequence ATGCAGATCAACCCGGGCGCGGCCGAGTTCCCGCACCGGCAGATCGCCGCGCAGCTCAAGGCCCAGGTCCGCCGCGGCGACTGGGCACCCGGCGAGCGACTGCCGTCCATCCCGGCCATCGCCGAGATGTTCGGCGTCGCGAAACAGACCGTCCAGCGCGCCGTCGACCAGCTGCGGGTCGAGGGCATCCTGATCACCAAACCCGGCTCCGGTACGTACGTCCGCGGCACCCGGCGGCGGCTCAACCGCCTCGCCCGGGGCCGGTACGGCGGCTTCCGCGGCTACCACACCGACCTGGCCGCCCGGTACAAGCAGCAGCTCGTCTCCGTCGGCCGCTCCCCCGCCCCGCCCGAGGTCGCCGACGCGTTCGGCGTGTCCGACGGCACCGACCTGCTCTGCCGTCGGCACCTGGTCCGCACCGACGACTCCCCGGTCGAGGTGGGCGCGTCCTGGTTCCTCCCCGCCGACACCGCCGGCACCTCGCTGGAACGTGCCGAGGCGTTCGGCCGCCCCCTCTACCAGGAGGCCGAGGAGGCCACCGGCCGCCGGTACGTCACCGCGACCGACACCATCAGCGCGCGGCAGCCCAGCCGGGAGGAGGCGGAGCTGCTCCAGATCCGCCCCGACACGCCGGTGCTGCACCTGCTGCACGTCGCGTACGACGCGCACCGCAAGCCGATCGAGGTCGCCCAGGCCACCTGGCCCGGCCCGATGACCACCCTCACCGAGGAGTACCGGATCCCGGCGCCCGCCCCGGAACCGGAGCCGGATCCCGGCCTGGTGCTGGGCTGA
- a CDS encoding SCO1664 family protein, translating to MTSSDLRPRQDGADALRLLTEGELDLEGRLVDASNTTLRAVLTLDGVTARCVYKPVRGERPLWDFPDGTLAGREVAAYLVSRASGWDLVPPTVLRDGPFGPGSCQLWIDEPEEAEPLVGFVPADALPPRWFPVAAARDDDGTAYALAHADDPRLARLAVLDAVLNNADRKGGHVLVGPDDRIYGVDHGVCFHVEQKLRTVLWGWAGRELPPDAVEMLDALAGQVTGALGEELADHLTIGEVVALADRVDRLRRTGRFPQPPEDWPAMPWPPM from the coding sequence GTGACGTCGTCCGACCTCCGACCCCGCCAGGATGGTGCCGACGCGCTGCGGCTGCTCACCGAGGGTGAGCTCGACCTGGAGGGGCGGCTGGTCGACGCCTCCAACACCACCCTGCGCGCCGTCCTCACCCTCGACGGGGTGACCGCCCGGTGCGTCTACAAGCCGGTACGCGGCGAGCGGCCGCTGTGGGACTTCCCGGACGGCACGCTCGCCGGCCGGGAGGTCGCCGCGTACCTGGTCTCCCGCGCCTCCGGCTGGGACCTGGTGCCGCCGACGGTGCTGCGGGACGGCCCGTTCGGTCCCGGCTCGTGCCAGCTCTGGATCGACGAGCCGGAGGAGGCGGAGCCGCTGGTCGGGTTCGTGCCGGCGGACGCGCTGCCGCCGCGCTGGTTCCCGGTCGCCGCGGCCCGGGACGACGACGGCACGGCCTACGCCCTGGCGCACGCCGACGATCCGCGGTTGGCCCGGTTGGCCGTCCTCGACGCGGTGCTCAACAACGCCGACCGCAAGGGCGGCCACGTGCTGGTCGGCCCGGACGACCGGATCTACGGCGTGGACCACGGTGTGTGCTTCCACGTCGAGCAGAAACTGCGCACCGTGCTCTGGGGGTGGGCCGGCCGGGAGTTGCCGCCGGACGCCGTGGAGATGCTCGACGCGCTGGCCGGTCAGGTCACCGGCGCCCTCGGCGAGGAGTTGGCCGACCACCTGACGATCGGCGAGGTCGTCGCGCTGGCCGACCGGGTCGACCGGCTGCGCCGGACCGGCCGGTTCCCGCAACCGCCGGAGGACTGGCCGGCGATGCCCTGGCCACCCATGTGA
- a CDS encoding PAC2 family protein codes for MTEFDGLPVLRSPVAIAAFEGWNDAADASTAAVEHLEQVWQARQVTELDPEDFYDFQVSRPTITMAEGETRRVEWPTTRFMVASPEGTERDVVLIRGIEPSMRWRTFCEQVLEICHSLEVERVVLLGALLADVPYTRPLPISGSASDAEAAQRYQLTPTRYDGPTGIVGVLHDACTRAEVDAVSFWVHVPHYANNPPCPKATLALLHRVEEVLDLPVPMADLAEEAAEWEQRVRSAAEQDAELGEYVRELEERVGDAGITPLTGDEIAQEFEKYLRRRGGSAGPTAGSW; via the coding sequence GTGACCGAGTTCGACGGGCTGCCGGTGCTGCGGTCCCCGGTGGCCATCGCGGCCTTCGAGGGCTGGAACGACGCCGCGGACGCCTCCACCGCCGCCGTGGAGCACCTGGAGCAGGTCTGGCAGGCCCGCCAGGTGACCGAGCTGGACCCGGAGGACTTCTACGACTTCCAGGTGAGCCGGCCCACGATCACCATGGCCGAGGGCGAGACCCGCCGGGTCGAGTGGCCCACCACCCGGTTCATGGTGGCCAGCCCGGAGGGCACCGAACGGGACGTGGTGCTGATCCGGGGCATCGAACCGAGCATGCGCTGGCGGACCTTCTGCGAGCAGGTGCTGGAGATCTGCCACAGCCTGGAGGTCGAACGCGTGGTGCTGCTCGGCGCGCTGCTGGCCGACGTGCCGTACACCCGGCCGCTGCCGATCAGCGGCAGCGCGTCGGACGCGGAGGCCGCGCAGCGCTACCAGCTCACCCCCACCCGCTACGACGGCCCCACCGGCATCGTCGGGGTGCTGCACGACGCCTGCACCCGCGCCGAGGTCGACGCGGTGTCGTTCTGGGTGCACGTGCCGCACTACGCCAACAACCCGCCCTGCCCGAAGGCGACCCTGGCGCTGCTGCACCGGGTCGAGGAGGTGCTCGACCTGCCGGTGCCGATGGCCGACCTGGCGGAGGAGGCGGCCGAGTGGGAGCAGCGGGTCCGCAGCGCCGCCGAGCAGGACGCCGAGCTGGGCGAGTACGTCCGCGAGCTGGAGGAGCGGGTCGGCGACGCGGGGATCACCCCGTTGACCGGTGACGAGATCGCCCAGGAGTTCGAAAAGTACCTGCGCCGCCGGGGCGGTTCGGCCGGCCCCACCGCCGGCTCCTGGTGA
- a CDS encoding FMN-dependent NADH-azoreductase, with product MSVNGFHHDPAPIRILRVDSSGRYGDSLSRRLTGRLTDALTRQHPDATVVDRDVAQGVPFLTETTIAASFTPPADRHPGQAQALSTSDHLVAELLAADYLVIGAPIYNFSVPATLKAYFDQVARAGVTFSYSPEGPTGLVTRVRTAYVVLTSNGVRLGSEADHASAFIRQFLGFLGITDVRFVDGTGLLFGGHGHEEQLTATVDGLVPVAA from the coding sequence GTGTCTGTCAACGGCTTCCACCACGACCCCGCACCGATCCGGATCCTGCGGGTCGACAGCAGCGGCCGGTACGGCGACTCCCTCAGCCGCCGGCTCACCGGTCGGCTCACCGACGCACTCACCCGGCAGCACCCGGACGCCACGGTGGTCGACCGGGACGTCGCCCAGGGCGTGCCCTTCCTCACCGAGACCACCATCGCGGCCAGCTTCACCCCGCCGGCGGACCGCCACCCCGGCCAGGCGCAGGCGCTCTCCACCTCCGACCACCTGGTCGCCGAACTCCTCGCGGCGGACTACCTGGTCATCGGCGCGCCGATCTACAACTTCTCGGTGCCGGCCACGCTCAAGGCGTACTTCGACCAGGTGGCGCGGGCCGGCGTGACCTTCAGCTACTCGCCGGAGGGCCCGACCGGGCTCGTCACCCGGGTACGGACCGCCTACGTCGTGCTCACCAGCAACGGCGTGCGGCTCGGCTCCGAGGCCGATCACGCCTCGGCGTTCATCCGGCAGTTCCTCGGCTTCCTCGGCATCACCGACGTGCGCTTCGTCGACGGCACCGGACTGCTCTTCGGCGGCCACGGCCACGAGGAGCAGCTCACCGCCACGGTCGACGGTCTCGTCCCGGTCGCCGCCTGA
- the metH gene encoding methionine synthase, whose amino-acid sequence MRTSLLDVLADRILIADGAMGTMLHAADLSLDDYEGLEGCSEILNVSRPDVVRGVHEAYLAAGADCVETNTFGTNLPNLGEYGIAHRIRELAEAGARIAREAADAHSTPQRPRFVLGSIGPGTKLPTLGHAAYASLRDAYRENAAGLIAGGADALIIETSQDLLQVKAAVVGSKRAMAELGRVVPIICQVAMETTGTMLLGSEIGAALAAIEPLGVDLVGLNCSTGPAEMGEHLRYLSQHSRVPLSVMPNAGLPVLTADGAYFPLTPVELADALERFVADYGVSLVGGCCGTTPEHIRVLAERLHGATPVARAPQHEAGVSSIYHPVPFAQDASVLMVGERTNANGSKAFREAMLAADWQACVEIARSQARDGSHLLDLCVDYVGRDGTQDMRELAGRFATASTLPIMLDSTEPPVIEAGLEMLGGRCVVNSVNFEDGDGPQSRYARIMPVVKEHGAAVVALLIDEEGQARTRDWKVRVAARLIDDLTGRWGMDRSDILIDALTFPIATGQEETRRDGIETIEAIREIAARYPGVNFTLGISNISFGLNPAARQVLNSVFLHECVQAGLTSAIVHASKILPMSKIPDAQRELALDLVYDRRREGYDPVQRFIEAFEGVDAASARATRAEELAALPLDERLKRRIIDGERNGLEADLDAAMAGGRAPLSIINDILLDGMKVVGELFGSGQMQLPFVLQSAEVMKTAVAYLEPHMETAEDGGKGRIVLATVKGDVHDIGKNLVDIILSNNGYEVVNIGIKQPINAILDAAEEHKADAIGMSGLLVKSTVIMKDNLAEMASRGVAERWPVLLGGAALTRAYVEDDLRSMFPGQVHYARDAFEGLSLMDRVMTAKRGGAPVIDPEREAALAARRARRERQRAMVSEALPELDDASVRSDVAADVAVPTPPFLGTRVVKGVPLADYAALLDERATFLGQWGLRGSRGGEGPSYEELVETEGRPRLRYWLDRLIADQVLEAAVVYGYFPAYAEGNDLVVLDESGNTERARFSFPRQRQERRLCLADFFRPKGDELDVVALQLVTVGQPISEYTAKMFAANSYRDYLEVHGLSVQLTEALAEYWHRRIRSELVLPGGRTVADDDPADLAGLLRTDYRGCRYAFGYPACPDLEDRAKIVELLGAERIGVRLSEEFQLEPEQATDAIVVHHPEASYFNAK is encoded by the coding sequence GTGCGGACTTCGTTGCTGGATGTGCTGGCCGACCGGATCCTCATCGCAGACGGGGCCATGGGCACCATGCTGCACGCGGCCGACCTCTCCCTCGACGACTACGAGGGGCTGGAGGGCTGCAGCGAGATCCTCAACGTGAGCCGCCCGGACGTGGTGCGCGGCGTGCACGAGGCGTACCTCGCCGCGGGGGCGGACTGCGTCGAGACCAACACCTTCGGCACCAACCTGCCCAACCTCGGCGAGTACGGCATCGCGCACCGGATCCGGGAGCTGGCCGAGGCCGGTGCCCGGATCGCCCGGGAGGCGGCCGACGCGCACAGCACACCGCAGCGTCCCCGGTTCGTGCTCGGCTCGATCGGGCCGGGCACCAAACTGCCCACCCTCGGGCACGCCGCGTACGCGAGCCTGCGGGACGCGTACCGGGAGAACGCCGCCGGCCTGATCGCCGGCGGGGCCGACGCGCTGATCATCGAGACCTCGCAGGACCTGCTCCAGGTCAAGGCCGCCGTGGTCGGGTCGAAGCGGGCGATGGCCGAGCTGGGTCGGGTGGTGCCGATCATCTGCCAGGTCGCCATGGAGACCACCGGCACCATGCTGCTGGGCAGCGAGATCGGTGCGGCGCTGGCCGCGATCGAGCCGCTCGGGGTGGACCTGGTCGGGCTGAACTGCTCCACCGGGCCGGCGGAGATGGGCGAGCACCTGCGCTACCTGTCCCAGCACTCCCGGGTGCCGCTGTCGGTGATGCCGAACGCGGGCCTGCCGGTACTCACCGCCGACGGGGCGTACTTCCCGCTGACCCCGGTGGAACTGGCCGACGCGCTGGAGCGGTTCGTCGCCGACTACGGCGTCTCCCTGGTGGGCGGCTGCTGCGGCACCACCCCGGAGCACATCCGGGTGCTGGCCGAGCGGCTGCACGGCGCCACCCCGGTCGCCCGTGCGCCGCAGCACGAGGCCGGCGTCTCCTCGATCTACCACCCGGTGCCCTTCGCCCAGGACGCCTCGGTGCTGATGGTGGGGGAGCGGACCAACGCCAACGGCTCCAAGGCGTTCCGCGAGGCGATGCTCGCCGCCGACTGGCAGGCCTGCGTGGAGATCGCCCGCAGCCAGGCCCGGGACGGCTCGCACCTGCTGGACCTCTGCGTCGACTACGTCGGCCGGGACGGCACCCAGGACATGCGCGAGCTGGCCGGCCGGTTCGCCACCGCCTCCACCCTGCCGATCATGCTCGACTCGACGGAGCCGCCGGTCATCGAGGCCGGGCTGGAGATGCTCGGCGGGCGTTGCGTGGTCAACTCGGTCAACTTCGAGGACGGCGACGGCCCGCAGTCCCGCTACGCCCGGATCATGCCGGTGGTCAAGGAGCACGGCGCCGCCGTGGTCGCCCTGCTCATCGACGAGGAGGGCCAGGCCCGCACCAGGGACTGGAAGGTACGCGTCGCCGCCCGGCTGATCGACGACCTGACCGGCCGGTGGGGGATGGACCGGTCGGACATCCTGATCGACGCGCTGACCTTCCCGATCGCCACCGGCCAGGAGGAGACCCGTCGGGACGGCATCGAGACGATCGAAGCGATCCGGGAGATCGCGGCCCGTTACCCGGGGGTCAACTTCACCCTCGGCATCTCCAACATCTCGTTCGGCCTGAACCCGGCCGCCCGGCAGGTGCTCAACTCGGTGTTCCTGCACGAGTGCGTGCAGGCCGGGCTGACCTCGGCGATCGTGCACGCCAGCAAGATCCTGCCGATGTCGAAGATCCCGGACGCGCAGCGTGAGCTGGCCCTCGACCTGGTCTACGACCGGCGCCGCGAGGGCTACGACCCGGTGCAGCGGTTCATCGAGGCCTTCGAGGGGGTGGACGCCGCTTCGGCGCGGGCCACCCGGGCGGAGGAGCTGGCCGCGCTGCCGCTGGACGAGCGGCTCAAGCGCCGCATCATCGACGGCGAGCGCAACGGCCTGGAGGCGGACCTGGACGCGGCGATGGCCGGTGGCCGGGCCCCGCTCTCCATCATCAACGACATCCTGCTGGACGGGATGAAGGTGGTCGGCGAGCTGTTCGGCTCCGGGCAGATGCAGCTGCCGTTCGTGCTCCAGTCGGCCGAGGTGATGAAGACCGCGGTGGCCTATCTGGAGCCGCACATGGAGACCGCCGAGGACGGCGGCAAGGGCCGGATCGTGCTCGCCACGGTCAAGGGCGACGTGCACGACATCGGCAAGAACCTGGTCGACATCATCCTGTCCAACAACGGCTACGAGGTCGTCAACATCGGCATCAAGCAGCCGATCAACGCCATCCTCGACGCCGCCGAGGAGCACAAGGCCGACGCGATCGGCATGTCCGGGCTGCTGGTCAAGAGCACGGTCATCATGAAGGACAACCTGGCCGAGATGGCGTCGCGCGGCGTCGCGGAGCGCTGGCCGGTCCTGCTCGGCGGGGCGGCGCTCACCCGGGCGTACGTCGAGGACGACCTGCGGTCGATGTTCCCCGGCCAGGTGCACTACGCCCGCGACGCGTTCGAGGGACTGTCCCTGATGGACCGGGTGATGACGGCCAAGCGGGGTGGGGCGCCGGTGATCGACCCCGAGCGGGAGGCCGCGCTGGCGGCCCGGCGTGCCCGACGGGAGCGGCAGCGGGCGATGGTCAGCGAGGCGCTGCCCGAGCTGGACGACGCGTCGGTCCGCTCCGACGTGGCCGCCGACGTGGCGGTGCCCACCCCGCCGTTCCTCGGCACCCGGGTGGTCAAGGGGGTGCCGCTGGCCGACTACGCGGCACTGCTCGACGAGCGGGCCACCTTCCTCGGCCAGTGGGGGCTGCGCGGTTCCCGCGGTGGTGAGGGCCCGTCGTACGAGGAGCTGGTGGAGACCGAGGGGCGGCCCCGGCTGCGCTACTGGCTGGACCGGCTGATCGCCGACCAGGTCCTGGAGGCGGCCGTGGTCTACGGCTACTTCCCCGCGTACGCGGAGGGCAACGACCTGGTGGTGCTCGACGAGAGCGGCAACACCGAGCGGGCCCGGTTCTCCTTCCCCCGGCAGCGGCAGGAGCGGCGGCTGTGCCTGGCCGACTTCTTCCGGCCGAAGGGCGACGAGCTGGACGTGGTGGCGTTGCAGCTGGTCACCGTCGGGCAGCCGATCAGCGAGTACACGGCGAAGATGTTCGCCGCCAACTCCTACCGGGACTACCTGGAGGTGCACGGCCTGTCCGTGCAGCTCACCGAGGCCCTCGCCGAGTACTGGCACCGCCGGATCCGGTCGGAGCTGGTGCTGCCGGGTGGTCGTACGGTCGCCGACGACGACCCGGCGGACCTGGCGGGCCTGCTGCGTACCGACTACCGCGGCTGCCGGTACGCGTTCGGCTATCCGGCCTGCCCCGACCTGGAGGACCGGGCGAAGATCGTGGAGCTGCTGGGGGCGGAGCGGATCGGGGTGCGGTTGTCGGAGGAGTTCCAGCTGGAGCCGGAGCAGGCCACCGACGCGATCGTGGTCCACCACCCGGAGGCCAGCTACTTCAACGCCAAGTGA
- the mshC gene encoding cysteine--1-D-myo-inosityl 2-amino-2-deoxy-alpha-D-glucopyranoside ligase produces MESWVGHEVPRLPGDGTTLNLYDSARRGPHPSRPDGAASMYVCGITPYDATHLGHAATMITFDLVQRMWRDAGLTVRYVQNVTDIDDPLLERAARDGEDWKVLAMRETALFREDMEALRIIPPAHYVGAVESIPDIAEKVLVLLKEGAAYRLDDGTGDVYFDVSAAPRFGYESNLSREQMLEIFPERGGDPDRAGKRDPLDPLLWRGAREGEPSWPGGDLGPGRPGWHIECTVIALNLLGERISVQGGGNDLLFPHHECSAAHAERLTGAVPFADHYVHAGMIGLNGEKMSKSQGNLVFVSRLRADRVDPMAVRLALMSGHYRSDRSWTDELLAEGQERLARWRRAAAAPAGPAGAELLAGVRERLADDLDTAGALAVADAWAERTLAGVADDADAPKLFADTVDALLGIRL; encoded by the coding sequence ATGGAGTCTTGGGTGGGACACGAGGTGCCCCGGCTGCCGGGCGACGGCACCACACTGAACCTGTACGACTCGGCGCGTCGCGGCCCGCATCCCAGCCGGCCCGACGGCGCCGCCTCGATGTACGTCTGCGGGATCACCCCGTACGACGCCACCCACCTCGGTCACGCCGCCACCATGATCACCTTTGATCTGGTGCAGCGGATGTGGCGGGACGCCGGCCTGACCGTGCGGTACGTGCAGAACGTCACCGACATCGACGACCCGCTGCTGGAGCGCGCGGCCCGCGACGGCGAGGACTGGAAGGTCCTGGCGATGCGGGAGACGGCGCTGTTCCGGGAGGACATGGAGGCGCTGCGGATCATCCCGCCCGCGCACTACGTCGGCGCGGTGGAGTCCATCCCGGACATCGCCGAGAAGGTCCTCGTGCTGCTCAAGGAGGGGGCCGCGTACCGCCTCGACGACGGCACGGGTGACGTCTACTTCGACGTCAGCGCCGCGCCCCGGTTCGGCTACGAGTCCAACCTGTCGCGTGAGCAGATGTTGGAGATCTTCCCGGAGCGGGGCGGTGACCCGGACCGGGCCGGCAAGCGTGACCCGCTCGACCCGCTGCTGTGGCGCGGCGCCCGGGAGGGCGAGCCGTCCTGGCCGGGTGGCGACCTGGGCCCGGGGCGCCCCGGCTGGCACATCGAGTGCACGGTGATCGCGCTGAACCTGCTCGGTGAGCGGATCTCGGTGCAGGGCGGCGGCAACGACCTGCTCTTCCCGCACCACGAGTGCTCCGCCGCGCACGCGGAGCGGCTCACCGGCGCCGTGCCGTTCGCCGACCACTACGTGCACGCCGGCATGATCGGCCTGAACGGCGAGAAGATGTCGAAGTCCCAGGGCAACCTGGTCTTCGTCTCCCGGCTGCGCGCCGACCGGGTGGACCCGATGGCGGTCCGGCTGGCGCTGATGAGCGGGCACTACCGCAGCGACCGCTCGTGGACCGACGAGCTGCTCGCCGAGGGGCAGGAGCGGCTGGCCCGCTGGCGCCGGGCCGCCGCCGCGCCGGCCGGCCCCGCCGGGGCGGAGCTGCTGGCCGGCGTACGTGAGCGCCTCGCCGACGACCTGGACACGGCGGGTGCGCTGGCCGTGGCGGACGCCTGGGCCGAGCGGACCCTCGCCGGCGTGGCCGACGACGCGGACGCCCCGAAGCTCTTCGCCGACACCGTCGACGCCCTGCTCGGCATCCGGCTCTGA
- a CDS encoding helix-turn-helix domain-containing protein translates to MTSDVTPDAAGYCPYVQHAMEMLGRRWTASVLRVLLARPGLRFGQIRCAVPGLSDRLLTERLAELEREGVISRTDDGSGHATYRPTAKGEALRPLFDELQNWTSRWRIGDLGDRPGRLDSCRRTAP, encoded by the coding sequence GTGACTTCCGACGTCACTCCCGACGCGGCCGGCTACTGCCCCTATGTCCAGCACGCCATGGAGATGCTGGGACGACGCTGGACCGCGTCCGTGCTCCGTGTGCTGCTGGCCCGACCGGGCCTGCGCTTCGGCCAGATCCGCTGCGCCGTGCCGGGTCTCTCCGACCGGCTGCTCACCGAACGCCTCGCCGAACTGGAGCGTGAAGGCGTGATCAGCCGCACCGACGACGGCAGCGGCCACGCCACCTACCGCCCGACCGCGAAGGGCGAGGCGCTGCGCCCGCTCTTCGACGAACTCCAGAACTGGACGAGCCGGTGGCGGATCGGCGACCTGGGCGACCGGCCCGGACGCCTCGACAGCTGTCGGCGTACCGCCCCCTGA
- a CDS encoding neutral zinc metallopeptidase, producing MGENARRRQPGLLAGLLVALVVAGGCMVGGVSSQGQPEQPRPQQTRQPAAPGAKTTRADGTTSVAEFKQDFNDAVGSAQRYWTAQFQESGKRFQPIRRVVSYTRQGEVSCGGQGLPRNNAVYCSDGDFIAYDVNWSVAAFRQIGDAFLFYLLGHEYAHGVQVRLGIRYNYTIQQELQADCMAGAYLGDSVRDGSLQLADGDLDEFREGLLAVGDDPDQPWFAEGSHGTAEQRTDSFFRGYEKSLDACGLG from the coding sequence GTGGGGGAGAACGCGCGACGCCGGCAGCCGGGGCTGCTCGCCGGCCTGCTGGTGGCGCTGGTGGTGGCCGGTGGCTGCATGGTGGGCGGGGTCAGCAGCCAGGGTCAGCCCGAGCAGCCCCGGCCGCAGCAGACCCGTCAGCCCGCGGCGCCGGGCGCGAAGACCACCCGGGCCGACGGCACGACCAGCGTCGCCGAGTTCAAGCAGGACTTCAACGACGCGGTCGGCAGCGCCCAGCGCTACTGGACCGCCCAGTTCCAGGAGTCCGGCAAGCGGTTCCAGCCGATCCGCCGGGTGGTGTCCTACACGCGCCAGGGGGAGGTCTCCTGCGGTGGGCAGGGACTGCCCCGCAACAACGCCGTCTACTGCTCCGACGGCGACTTCATCGCCTACGACGTCAACTGGTCGGTGGCGGCTTTCCGTCAGATCGGTGACGCGTTCCTGTTCTACCTGCTCGGCCACGAGTACGCCCACGGCGTGCAGGTGCGCCTCGGCATCCGCTACAACTACACCATCCAGCAGGAACTCCAGGCCGACTGCATGGCCGGGGCCTACCTGGGCGACTCCGTCCGCGACGGGAGCCTTCAGCTGGCCGACGGGGACCTCGACGAGTTCCGGGAGGGGTTGCTCGCCGTCGGCGACGACCCGGACCAGCCGTGGTTCGCGGAGGGCTCGCACGGCACCGCCGAGCAGCGCACCGACTCGTTCTTCCGGGGCTACGAGAAGTCCCTCGACGCCTGCGGGCTGGGCTGA